Proteins encoded by one window of Salvia splendens isolate huo1 chromosome 14, SspV2, whole genome shotgun sequence:
- the LOC121763937 gene encoding uncharacterized protein LOC121763937, translated as MANSHSDLRVNRVKVLRMVLVLVGLLMICYMEMHSRKYSAALAISCSPCSCDCVSDTTLASTPIDLFNTSFADCGKDDPETRDEMKKDMVDLLTEEISLHANVTGNSLQRTNVLIMSAKRASSHFQKEAAKCIAGVETCEAAREIARAELIDERKLTALWMSRALGYGWNDGDVNNMNEIL; from the exons ATGGCGAATTCACACTCGGATTTGAGGGTGAACCGCGTCAAGGTTTTGAGGATGGTGCTAGTGTTAGTAGGATTGTTGATGATTTGTTATATGGAGATGCATTCGAGAAAGTATTCAGCTGCATTGGCTATTTCGTGCTCGCCTTGCTCTTGTGATTGTGTTTCCGACACCACCCTCGCGTCTACGCCGATTG ATCTCTTCAATACCTCATTTGCAG ACTGTGGTAAAGATGATCCTGAAACAAGGGATGAAATGAAGAAGGATATGGTCGACCTACTAACCGAGGAAATCAGCTTACACGCAAATGTGACCGGTAATAGCTTGCAACGCACAAATGTGCTGATTATGAGCGCCAAGAGAGCGTCTTCGCACTTCCAGAAAGAAGCAGCTAAATGCATCGCAGGGGTGGAGACGTGCGAGGCTGCAAGGGAAATAGCCAGAGCAGAATTGATCGACGAGCGCAAGCTTACGGCTTTGTGGATGAGTCGAgcgctgggctatggctggaaTGATGGTGACGTGAATAACATGAACgaaattttgtaa
- the LOC121766133 gene encoding dnaJ protein homolog — protein MFGRAPKKSDNTKYYEALGVPKNASQDDLKKAYRKSAIKNHPDKGGDPEKFKEIAQAYEVLSDPEKREIYDQYGEDALKEGMGGGGGGGHNPFDIFESFFGGGNPFGGGGSSRGRRQRRGEDVIHPLKVSLDDLYNGTSKKLSLSRNVLCPKCKGKGSKSGASLKCSGCQGSGMKVSIRHLGPSMIQQMQHPCNECKGTGETISDKDRCPHCKGEKVMQEKKVLEVVVEKGMQHGQKITFPGEADEAPDTVTGDIVFVLQQKEHPKFKRKGDDLFVGHTLTLTEALCGFQFILTHLDGRQLLIKSEPGEVIKPDQSKAINDEGMPMYQRSFMKGKLYIQFTVEFPDMLSPEQSKSLEAVLPPRPTTKLTDMEIDECEETTLHDINMEEEMRRKQHQQAQEAYDEDDDMPGGAQRVQCAQQ, from the exons ATGTTCGGGAGAGCGCCGAAGAAAAGCGATAATACCAAATACTATGAGGCATTGGGAGTGCCGAAGAATGCTTCACAGGACGATCTGAAGAAGGCGTATCGCAAATCCGCGATCAAGAATCATCCCGATAAAGGTGGAGATCCGGAGAAG TTTAAAGAGATTGCCCAAGCATATGAAGTACTGAGTGATCCGGAGAAGCGTGAGATCTATGATCAGTATGGTGAGGATGCTCTCAAGGAAGGAATgggaggcggtggtggtggaggccaCAACCCCTTTGACATATTTGAGTCCTTTTTTGGCGGTGGCAATCCATTTGGAG GCGGTGGAAGTAGCAGAGGTAGGAGGCAAAGAAGGGGAGAGGATGTTATTCATCCTCTCAAAGTTTCTCTGGATGACTTGTATAATGGAACATCAAAGAAGCTGTCTTTGTCCCGCAATGTGCTCTGCCCCAAATGCAAGGG GAAGGGGTCCAAATCTGGAGCTTCATTGAAATGTTCTGGTTGTCAAGGATCTGGGATGAAAGTGTCTATCAGACACCTTGGCCCTTCTATGATTCAACAGATGCAGCATCCTTGCAATGAGTGCAAGGGTACTGGTGAAACCATTAGCGACAAGGATCGCTGCCCTCACTGCAAGGGTGAGAAGGTTATGCAAGAAAAGAAGGTTTTGGAAGTTGTGGTTGAGAAGGGTATGCAGCACGGACAGAAAATCACGTTTCCAGGCGAAGCCGATGAAGCG CCTGATACTGTCACTGGAGATATAGTCTTCGTACTTCAACAAAAGGAGCATCCTAAGTTCAAGAGGAAGGGTGATGATCTTTTTGTTGGACATACATTGACACTAACCGAAGCACTATGTGGCTTCCAGTTTATATTGACTCACTTGGATGGCCGCCAGCTCCTCATAAAATCCGAACCTGGGGAAGTTATCAAACCTG ACCAATCCAAAGCGATCAACGATGAAGGGATGCCAATGTACCAGAGGTCATTCATGAAAGGAAAACTGTATATTCAGTTCACCGTGGAATTCCCTGATATGTTGAGCCCGGAGCAAAGCAAATCCCTGGAGGCTGTACTTCCCCCAAGGCCTACAACTAAGCTGACGGATATGGAAATAGACGAATGCGAGGAGACTACCCTGCATGACATAAATATGGAAGAGGAGATGCGCAGAAAGCAGCACCAGCAGGCCCAAGAGGCATATGATGAAGACGATGACATGCCGGGAGGCGCTCAGAGAGTGCAGTGCGCCCAGCAGTGA
- the LOC121764503 gene encoding RING-H2 finger protein ATL70-like, which translates to MSNDCGLGGFGYFMALFIGVLVIFAVITDLTSPSARDHLSPIPPPPPSAAAPPSPIMPLPHLSTSSTSSTPRPSPPSRPIVGTALGGFGYGVGLSIAVITYFSYKCKKSRPNSSPFSSSVRSRYFPGGGADSVHVVIHRNGLDAAAISAIPLYTYARLGPSGCAVCLGEYKESEEVRLMPECGHVFHRSSIDPWLMIHPRCPICRKTTCRRWRRW; encoded by the exons ATGAGTAATGACTGTGGCCTCGGCGGTTTCGGGTATTTCATGGCGCTCTTCATCGGCGTCCTTGTCATCTTCGCCGTCATCACCGACTTGACATCACCAAGTGCAAGAGATCATCTAAGCCCAATTCCCCCTCCTCCGCCGTCCGCCGCCGCTCCTCCTTCTCCGATCATGCCGCTGCCGCATCTCTCCACGTCGTCAACGTCCTCGACGCCACGGCCATCTCCGCCATCCCG CCCGATCGTCGGCACCGCCCTCGGCGGCTTCGGGTACGGCGTGGGGCTCTCCATCGCCGTCATCACCTACTTCTCCTACAAGTGCAAGAAATCACGCCCCAACTCCTCCCCCTTCTCCTCCTCCGTCCGCAGCCGCTACTTTCCCGGCGGCGGGGCCGATTCCGTCCACGTTGTCATCCACCGCAACGGCCTCGACGCCGCCGCCATCTCCGCAATCCCGCTCTACACCTACGCCCGGCTCGGGCCCAGCGGCTGCGCCGTGTGCCTCGGGGAATATAAAGAGAGCGAGGAGGTGAGGCTGATGCCGGAGTGCGGACACGTGTTTCACCGGAGCAGCATTGATCCGTGGCTCATGATTCATCCCAGGTGTCCTATTTGCCGGAAAACGACGtgccggcggtggcggcggtggtAG